Proteins from one Procambarus clarkii isolate CNS0578487 chromosome 72, FALCON_Pclarkii_2.0, whole genome shotgun sequence genomic window:
- the LOC138356506 gene encoding piggyBac transposable element-derived protein 4-like: MALQIWNQDKLIILNAYKPPASKGRTNKGWTKEELDDKREGLIMVMRDIIVKAQALLRLRKRSARESSRVDKITQIFKKWSGVKLTPTKIPGLVEDLSEAEGDVKVLEEDFGTHNDYSVPRARGNDTATSDEETEALTEEEEAPRPPPPPPSRRTRGASRLPRKVATRHVTRRRNTRQIAPSDSESISDEESDEDSFEPAERRTRQAGAGEGWSRSNTSPVVDDFTGNPGLKIPKPTSALAYIQLFITRALLEFFTVETNLYASQLFRMANENVSDIWTPVKVSEMARFLGLFILMGIIRLPTMRMYWQTAKPWHARFFSLFMPSRRFQHINQFFHTFNTNAVPVNNRDKLIKVRPVMDYLKERFAQVYIPKKELCLDEGTMAWRGRLSFKVYNPNKPDKYGVKLYMLAESVSGYIYDFDVYSGIGKTIVDTVTGLMQPLVNQGYHLYMDNYYNSVTLTETLRELGVYTCGTIRMLRGAPKVLQALAKGKLPLDTTVYRRKDNTFILLWKDKRVVSIITNIHNADTQRVHNLSCSEGESEY; the protein is encoded by the exons atggcattgcagatctggaatcaggataagctgataattttaaatgcctacaagCCACCAGCAAGCAAAGGAAGAACAAACAAAggttggacaaaggaagaactggatgacaaacgagagggcctcataatggtcatgagagatattatt GTCAAGGCCCAAGCACTTCTACGCCTAAGGAAGCGTAGTGCACGAGAGTCATCGAGAGTggacaaaataacccaaatttttAAGAAGTGGAGCGGAGTGAAGCTCACACCAACGAAAATTCCAGGCCTTGTGGAGGATTTATCAGAAGCTGAAGGTGATGTAAAGGTATTGGAGGAAGATTTTGGAACCCACAACGATTATAGTGTACCTAGAGCTAGAGGGAATGATACGGCAACGAGTGATGAGGAGACTGAGGCCCTCACCGAGGAAGAGGAGGCACcgcgaccccctcctcctcctccatctcggcGCACACGTGGTGCATCTAGGCTACCTAGAAAAGTAGCTACCAGACATGTTACTCGTCGTAGGAACACACGACAAATTGCGCCAAGTGATTCTGAAAGTATAAGTGATGAGGAAAGTGATGAGGATTCATTCGAGCCTGCTGAAAGGCGTACTCGGCAGGCTGGGGCTGGCGAGGGCTGGAGTCGTAGCAATACTTCTCCAGTTGTTGATGATTTTACTGGAAATCctggactgaaaattcccaagccTACTAGTGCACTGGCTTATATTCAATTGTTCATCACGCGTGCCCTCCTTGAGTTCTTTACCGTTGAAACAAATTTGTACGCCTCGCAGTTATTCCGGATGGCCAATGAAAATGTATCAGATATTTGGACCCCAGTGAAGGTGAGTGAAATGGCGCGATTCCTAGGACTGTTCATATTGATGGGCATAATTAGGCTCCCAACTATGAGGATGTATTGGCAAACAGCAAAGCCATGGCATGCTCGTTTCTTCAGCTTGTTCATGCCGTCCAGACGATTCCAGCATATAAACCAGTTTTTCCACACATTCAATACCAATGCAGTGCCCGTGAACAATCGTGATAAGTTGATAAAAGTGAGACCAGTGATGGATTACTTGAAAGAGAGGTTTGCTCAAGTTTACATCCCCAAGAAAGAGTTGTGTTTGGATGAGGGTACAATGGCATGGCGAGGCCGACTATCCTTCAAAGTGTACAATCCAAACAAACCAGACAAGTATGGTGTGAAACTTTATATGCTTGCTGAATCTGTCTCtgggtacatatatgactttgacgtatactcaggtattggtaagacgatagtggatacagtaacggggttgatgcagcctttagtgaaccagggttaccatttgtacatggataattactacaactcggttaccctgacagaaacattgagagaacttggggtgtacacatgtggcacaattagaatgctacgtggcgccccaaaggtattgcaagctctagccaagggtaaacttccactggataccacagtataccgccgcaaagataataccttcattctcctgtggaaagacaagcgagtggtttcaatcattaccaacatccacaatgcagacactcagcgagttca caatctctcctgctctgaaggggaaagcgagtactga